The Streptococcus respiraculi sequence TTACAGGATCGTGTTTGTGCCAACAGGTAACCTATGAAGCAAAGGAACTGATATCGCCCATTGTATTTTGCCACTGTTCGTTTTGTAGAAAAGCAAGTGCTACAGCTTTCTCTGTAAATTCTATGGTGGAAGTTACTAGTTTTCAGTTGCTCTCTGGCAAGGAATCATTGGTGATTTATGAATCTTCGCCAGGGAAAAAACGTTACTATTGCAAAAACTGCCATAGTCAACTCTATCACATAAAGGATGAAATAGCTGATAAGCTAACCTTGAAGTTGGGAACGCTAGATAGCTGCGACCAAGATATTAGCCAGCTAGAGAAAAAACACATTTACGATGAGCAGTTTTTTCCATGGTTAGTAGATTAGTATAGCGAGTTCTCTTTTGCTATTGGTACTCAATAAAGATTAAAAAACTACATAAAAATACGGAACGAAAATCATGTTTTCGTTCCGTATTTTTATGAATTGATAGAGTTGTTGCGTTTTCATTTCTTAGTATTGGGTAAGACGAGTTAACGACGTCAGACTTTAATTTTTGACGAGTATAACGATGTCCTAACTTTTAGTCAGTGCACTATAATAGCCTGAAAACAGCAATGACGAATATTAGTCCACATAGACGCTTGATTGCTTATTCAACCAGCTGTAGAGGAGTCCGATGACTAGTCCACCACCGACATAGTTTCCAAGACCTGAGAAAAGGAAATTGGAAAGAACAGAGAGAAGATTCATACCTTCCACCGTTCCACCTGTTGAGAAGAAGGCGAGAGAGAAGGTTGAGAAGTTTGCGATAACGTGCTCAAAGCCGAGGAAGGCAAAGATAAAGATAATGAAAATGACGGAGATTGCTTTTCCGGCATCATCCTTCATCTTAAGAAAAGCAAAGACAGCGATATTGACCACCATATTGGCGAAAATTCCCTCGACAAATTGAGTGAGCGGTGTTTTGGCAAGCTTGGCAATGGTGCCTTGCACTAGATAGCTATCCATAGCCACATGCCCAATGGAATATGGAGCAGTTTGCGCCAGTAAGAAGCAGATGATGATTGCACCGACAAAGTTAAAGAAGATACAGGTTGCTAGAATCTTCAAAGCTGTTTTGGTTGGAATAACCTTGCGATAAATAGCCACCGTCATATACATCATATTCGATGTGCCGAGCTCTGCATTCATATAAAGAATCATGAGGAGCCCCCAGCCAAACATGAGACCGTAGCTAAATTTCCCGAGACCTGCTGCCACATGCTCTAGTTTGTCAGCTGTGTAAAGCGCAATGGCAATCCCAAGTGCCAGATAGACACTCGCAAAAATAGAGCGAAGGGCATATGCCCAATAGTTGCTTTCAATCAAGTCAGCTTTCTTCTTGATACTTTTATCGATTGTATACATCAATGCTTGATCTTGTCCTGCCACAATAAGTACCTACTTCTTTTTTTATTTGATATATTTATCACAAATTATACTATACCAAAAAATTGGTCAAAATGTAAGGGCTTTTATAAAGAAAATACAGCTTGCAAATCACTCTGTTTTAGGTATAATAAAAAACAAGTAATAATAGGAGGGATGATATGAAAAAAACAGAAATTTTTGACCAAGTGGTCGAGATGATGCGGGCAGATTCAGCGACTAAAAAGGATATCACTGGGGCGGATCCAGAAATGTATCGTCAGAAGATATCAGACGACATGTCAGAAGAGGAGTTTCTGTATCACATGCATTGTTACCTTGCAAGTTTTGGCATTCTTTCCCATGTGTCCTTCTTCAAGAAGAATCGCAAAGCGCTCGCAGTTCGTCTTAAGCGCCAAGGAGATATGCTCTATGTAGTGGAAGCAGCTCCCGCGACCAATCTTCAAAAAGGAGATAAGATTATTGCACTTGACGGTTGCGATATTCCAACCCTGTACCAAGAACATCGAGTCTATTTCACGAGTCCTACCGAGGAACGCCAAGCACAGGAATGGAAATATTTTGTCCATAAGGCTGATAGCCTTACAGTAATAAGGGCAAATCGGAAAGAGGAGATTCGACTTCAAAAAGTGGAGCAGGCGACGGAAGACAGATTTGAAGTGAAACAGTTACGGTCTAATCTTGTCTATCTTAAAATGGAGAATTTTTGGAATGAGGAAAAAATAGGAGCCCTTTACCAAGAAGCAGCTCCCTTACTAGAACAAGCTACCTACCTCATCATTGATGTCCGTGTCAATCATGGAGGCTCAGATTCTCTCTACTTTCCCTTAATCAAATACGCTTTACCAGAAGGGACAAGTCTTGCAGAAATTGATTTGTCGGGTTCAGGTATGGAAGTTCTCTACACAGAGAGAAATGTTGAGTTGCGTTTAGCTCTATTTCAAGAAAATCTGAAAGATGAACATTTATCAGAAGAAAGTCGCCAGTTCTTGCTGGAGTTTATTGACGAATTACAGACTAATCGTGGCAAGGGTTATGTTGTTCATAAGGAGGACGACTCCGATAGAGAGTATTTTGCTGGGATTGTAGGTACTGCTAAGCCAGAGAAGATCTTTGTTTTATCAGATGTAGAGTGTGGTTCCTCTGGAGATAATTTTGTTCAGATAATGAAAGAGTTGCCTAAGGTGACGGTACTTGGCAGACCGACCATGGGTATTTTGGACTACTCTAATTGCTGCTTCGTAGATTTTGATGACTACCAATTCATGTTTCCAACCTCACGTGATCTTGATCTTGATTTAGGAAAAGGCATGACAGATAAGGGGGTAGAACCAGATGTGTTCATTCCCTGGACTCCTGAACACTTAGAGCGTGATGTGGACTTGGAAGAATGTTTGAACTTATGTGTAAAACAATAAAAGAGTAAGAATCTTGGGACCTTTAAGATACCAAGATTCTTACTCTTTTGTGAATGGATTAAGTCTTGCTTCGATACTCGCGTGCTGCAGGTGGTTGATAGGTTGCAATAAAGTGTTCGATTTGTTCTAAATCATCTGAAAAGAGTGTCTTTTCACGATCTTCAGGTGTCAAAAATCCTGCGCTAACCATGTTATCAAAGAATTGTTCTAAGGCCTGATAGTAGCCTGTAATAGTAAAGAGAATGCAGGGTTTGTCGTTTTTTCCAATCCTTGCCCATGAGATAACTTCGCTGATTTCTTCCAAAGTACCAGGGCCACCAGGCAGTGCGATAAAAGCATCTGCCTCTTGTATCAAGGCCAATTTACGTTCAGACATGGTTTCAACTGTCCGTAATTCTGAGAGATGAGGATGGGCGAGTTCACGATCTTTAAGAAATTCTGGAATGATACCAATGACTTGCCCACCATGTGCGAGGACCGTATCTGCAATCAAGCCCATGAGTCCAGTATTGCCACCGCCGTAGACCAACGTATGGCCATTTTCTGCAATCCATTTGCCAAGGGCAATCGTTCCTTCTTGATAGCTTGGATTTTCTCCCAAACTTGCTCCACAGTAAACAGTTATATTCATTGTCCTTTAAACCTTTCTTCTAACTTTTTCTTATGGCTGGTCATGATGTCTTCAAGCGAAATCTGGTAGATATCTGCGATAATAAACAAATTATCTAATACATCGCCTAACTCCTCACGAATGTGGAGGAGATTTTCTTTCTGGTTGCTAATGGGTTCATCGGGGCGATCTCGTCCAATCTCCATTTTCCGAATCGCCTGTGCTAGCTCTCCTACCTCTTCACAGAGAAAATTAGTCCGAATAAAGGGATTGTAGGCATACCAACCACGCTCTTTGTAAAAACGACTGACCCAATCTTGGTAGTTCCGAATGTCCATGTTTGTCTCCTGATGGTACTTTTTAGTATTATAGCATGAGTGGTAGAAGAAAGCGAGAGGTTTATCAATAGGAAATCGATAATCAATGTACATAGCAAGAGAAATATGATAAAATACCAACAAAGATAGGTCATACGATTGAGTGGAATCAAAATGAACAAGAATGAGCAAGTTTTATGGAAGATTTTCGACACATTAGACAATTATTTTGCTCCTCTGGGATGGTATCCTGGTGATAGTCCGATAGAAAAAGTCATCGGTATGATTTTAGTTCAAAACACTAGCTTTACGACCGTCCGCTCGTCGATTGACAATCTAAAAGACTGTCTTTCCATTGAGGTCATGCTTCATTTACCACTAGAAGAGTTGCAGGAAAAAATCAAGCCAAGTGGTTTTTATGTCCAAAAGAGCCTCGCGATACGGGAGATCTTGACTTTGATAGACTCCTATGGTGGCTTTGAGGAGATAAAGAATGTGCATCCAGCATCATTTCGAGACAGGCTTGTATCCATTAAAGGAATTGGCAATGAGACCGCAGATGTCATCTTGTTATACCTATTACAGGATAAACGGTTTATTTCTGATGCCTACGCTAGAAGAATAATGGGGCGTTGTCTCGGTATGGAGTTCAAGCATTACAATGACATGCCACAGATTAGGGAGTATTATATAAAAAGGCTATCCATCGGTCAATTGCAGCAATTTCATGCGATGATTGATGAATTGGGCGGAAGGATTTGTAGGAAAAAGCCTAGGTGTTCCTTGTGTCCGTTGAAAGCAGATTGCTTGTTTCATAATGTAGGTGGTTGATATATGGAAAATCAGTTTGAATATCTAATGGCGCATGATACGATTGCTACAGCAAAAGCATTACTGGGGATGGAGCTGTATTTGGGAGACCAGTTCATTGGCAGAATTGTCGAAACCGAGGCCTATGTAGGGACAAAAGATAGTGCCTCTCATAGCGCAGGAGGCAGACGGACTAGAAAGAATGAGTCTATGTATCTGGAGGCGGGGCATTGGTATGTCTACCAAGTTCATGGGCATAATATGCTAAATTTGGTGACAAAAGAAAGAGATGTGCCAGAGGCAGTCCTGATTCGAGCTTTGGAAATCAGTGGAGTTGAGCCAAGTGCAAACGGCCCAGGAAAATTAACTCGTCTCGCCAATATCACCAAAATCTTTGATGGTCAGTCCATCGATCAAAGCGATTTGTATCTCAAAGCGGGTGCAACACCTGTGCACATTGAGCAGCGCGCTCGAATCGGGGTAACATGCACAGATAAGTGGAGAGAAGCACCGCTTTGCTTTTATGTTCGAGGCAATCGACATGTTTCGAAAGTGAAGAAAACGGGCCTATTGGTGGACAGTGACACGTGGCTATAGGAAGAAGCAAACGAAAAAATGAACTCTTGAGCGAGAAGGCAGAATAGGGTAGAAGAAAAGCGCGCAGTTGAAACTGGGCGCTTCAGATTGAAGAAAAAGTCCATTTTGGGCAATTTTCTTCAATCTTTTTTCTTTTACTTGAGAAATAAAAAACTTTGAATAATACCGCTATATCAGCATTTCTAAGAGTTTCTGTTATATGGTAGTCAACCTCAAAAATAAAAATCTTTCTATTCCTAATAGGGTTGTCTACGTTCTGAACCGATAATTTGAAAATCTCCTATGAAATGTTTATCATTTCTAGGAGATTTCCTATTTTCTTGCGGATTTTTTAACGACCTTTGTATCTTGATGAAAACAGGAGCTGAATTTTGACAGCTTTTGAAGTTGTACAAACGATTCTAGGTTTTGGTAGTTTTACCATTGCTCTGATTGGTTTGTGCTATAAAATCTTCAAAAATGATGTAAAAAAATAATCCGTCCCTTTACTTTGACGAGTAGGACGGATTAAATCTGTAATACGAGTCACCGTCTTAAACGGTTCTACATTGGGAGTTGAATTGCAGTTCAGCTCCCTTTTCTAATACTATTGTAGCATTTTTAGAAAATAATGCAAGTAAAGAACGAATAGTATATAAAAACCACTCACAAGAGTGGTTTAATCGTTATCCATTTCAATATTTTTATCTAAAAATGTAGAGAAAAATGTAGTGATTCGATTGATTTTTATTGCAATGTAGTGAAATTCAGAATTTCAAGAATCGCTTTAAATCAAGGTTTCTACTGTCTATTGACGTGTAGTGAATCCCTATTTTACCTCAGTGAAAATCACGTGTTTACGCAATTTTGGTGAGTATTTTTTCAATTGAAGACGGTCTGGAGTGTTACGTTTGTTTTTAGAAGTAAGGTACAAGCGTTCACCAGATTCTTTGTGTTCAAGTGTAATGTTTACGCGCATGGTATCTCCCTTCTATTATTCAGCTGCAGCAGCTTTAGCGATTTTACGTCCTTTGTAGTATCCTTTCAAAGATACACGGTGAGAACGTGAGTAATCTCCAGTAGTTTCGTCAAATTTAACAGATGGAGCTGTCAATTTGTAGTGTGTACGACGTTTGTTTTTCTTCGCTTTTGATGTGCGACGTGCAGGTACTGCCATTTCTTTTTTCCTCCGTTGTAATGGACGAGCGAGGCTCGTTTTAGTTTCATAGTCCGTCTATTTTCACTTATTACGTCGTGAATGCATCTTGCCTAATTCCAGTTATGCCTGTGATGCATTGCCTAGTACTAAATGAAAATAGAAAGACTATCCTATTCATCTGGCTTTTGCCAACTGTATTAGAATATCACATTTTTTTTGTAAAGTAAAGTTACTTGACAGATTTTTTTCAAAAAAATCGTTTACATGTCTCTATCAGGTGACAATTGAATCCAGTAGCGGTTCCATGGTATCACCGTCAGGCGACAATCTCTGGTCTTCGTAGCGACAATGAGGCTGGGCTAGAATTGTTTTTCTGGAAGCGATGTTCCAAGTTGCGCAAGTCACTAAAACCTCTGACAATCCTAAATTCCGGCAAAAATCTAGCGCTTGTGCTAGTTGAACTTTTGCAAGGCCTTTTCCTTGTTCGCTCGGTACAATAGAGTAGCCGATATGGCCAGCTATATTCATTAGAAAATCCTGCTCGATATGATGGCGGATATTGACAATCCCAATGATTTTATCTTCATTTTCACGTTTGAAAATCAAGGTTGTCGAGGGTGCGCGGTTAGGCTTAGGCTGTTTTTCTTGTTGCTTGATGTGGATGAGCCAAGTAGCGAGGTCAGGCATTTCTTCCAAGCGAGAGCCACCATTGAGATGTTGATGTTGTTCTGTAAATTCTTGTTTGAAGGTCTCGATAAAGGGCAGATCTTTTTCCGTGGGCTTGCTGAGATAGTAGGTGTCCATGCTAGTCCCCTTTCTGGTAAATATTATTCTTTAGTATAGCAAGTTCGGGAGCCCTTGTCTAGGAACTCTGAAGTCTGTCTTTTCTTGTCCTCTGAAATGTGATAAAATAGGGGGAATGATACTCTGAAAAGGATAGAAACGCATGAAATTACAAAAACCTAAAGGAACCCAAGATATTTTACCGAAAGAGTCTGCCAAGTGGCAGTATGTGGAAGAGTTTGCCCGCAAGACCTTTGGCAAGTACAACTACCAAGAAATTCGCACGCCGATTTTTGAGCATTATGAGGTGATTAGTCGCTCGGTTGGGGATACAACGGACATCGTCAGCAAGGAAATGTATGATTTTTATGACAAGGGTGATCGCCACATCACGCTTCGTCCAGAAGGGACAGCTCCTGTCGTTCGCTCTTATGTAGAAAATAAACTCTTTGCGCCTGAGGTGCAAAAGCCTGTTAAACTCTACTATATGGGCTCGATGTTCCGCTATGAGCGTCCGCAGGCAGGGCGTTTGCGTGAGTTTCATCAGATTGGGGTGGAGTGCTTCGGTTCTAGCAATCCTGCGACAGATGTAGAAACGATTGCCATGGCGGCACAATTTTTCAAGGAAATTGGCATTCAAAATATTACGCTACACTTGAATACCTTGGGAAGTAGTGCAAGCCGTACCGCTTATCGTCAGGCTTTGATTGATTATTTAACACCGCTGAAAGAGACCCTATCAAAAGATAGTCAACGCCGCTTGGAAGAAAATCCGCTCCGAGTTCTTGATAGCAAGGAAAAAGAGGACAAGATGGCTGTAGAAAATGCTCCGTCTATTCTGGATTACTTGGACGAGGAAAGTCAAGCTCATTTTGATCAGGTTCGTGGGATGTTAGAGGCCTTAAGTATTGACTATGTGATTGATACCAATATGGTGCGTGGTCTGGATTACTATAACCATACGATTTTCGAGTTTATCACAGAGGTGTCAGGAAGTGAGTTGACTATCTGTGCTGGAGGTCGTTATGACGGCTTGGTCGAGTATTTTGGCGGACCAGCAACGCCAGGTTTCGGCTTTGGTATGGGCATTGAGCGTCTGCTCTTGGTGCTTGAAAAGCAAGGGGTAGATCTTCCAGTAGCAGAAGAACTGGATGTCTATGTTGCTGTTTTGGGGCAAGAAGTAAATAGCAAGGCCTTAGAAATTGTACAGGCTCTTCGCAATCAAGGTTTTAAGGTGGAGCGCGATTACCTAGGACGTAAGATCAAAGCCCAGTTCAAGTCCGCTGACCAGCTAAAGGCACGGGTATTACTCACTCTGGGTGAAAGCGAAGTGGAACAAGGTCAAGTAACTGTGAAAAATAATCAAACACGGGAAGAAGTGACCGTGTTATTAGAAGATGTACAATTGAATTTCAAGAGTATTTTCGAGAAAATGAGTCATCAATAATGAAAAACAAGGGGAATCTTACAGGATTTTCCTTATTTTTTTCTTGTGAAATAAAAAAAGTTTGAGAAAAAAATCACAAACAAAGCCAAGAAAGTGCTATTTATCGGGGTATTTGAGAAAAAATCACAATATTTTAAAATTAATTTGTGAAATACTTAACAAACTATTTACAAAACTCTCGAAAAGGTGTAGAATATATTTGTGAAAAAGTTAACAAATAAAAAGTTGACAGAAAACAATATTGGAGGAACCATAGATGGCTGAGAAAAAAGTATCACCAGAGGAAAAATTAGCAGAAGCTCGTGCACACGTTGATGGGCTTGTTCAAAAGGGATTGGTTGCCCTTGAAGAGTTTCGTCAATTGAATCAAGAGCAGGTGGACTACATTGTAGCAAAAGCATCCGTTGCAGCTCTTGATCAACATGGTGTCTTGGCTCAACACGCTCAAGAAGAAACAGGACGTGGGGTCTTTGAAGATAAGGCAACTAAAAACTTGTTTGCTTGTGAGCACGTTGTAAACAATATGCGTGGTGTAAAAACAGTAGGTGTCATTGAAGATGATGAAGTAACAGGATTGACTTTGATTGCAGAGCCAGTCGGCGTTATCTGTGGTGTAACACCAACAACCAATCCTACATCAACAGCTATCTTTAAATCATTGATTGCTCTTAAAACGCGTAATCCAATTATTTTTGCCTTCCACCCATCTGCCCAAGAATCATCTGCTCACGCAGCGCGTATCGTCTATGAAGCAGCGGTGGCAGCAGGGGCTCCTGAAAACTGTATTCAATGGATTACAAAACCATCAATGGAAGCAACTTCTGAGTTGATGAAACATGACGGTATTGCAACAATCCTTGCAACAGGTGGTAATGCCATGGTGCGTGCAGCTTACTCATGTGGAAAACCAGCTCTTGGGGTAGGTGCGGGGAACGTACCAGCCTATGTTGAAAAATCAGCAAACATTCGCCAAGCAGCGCACGACATCGTGATGTCTAAATCATTTGACAATGGTATGGTCTGTGCATCTGAGCAAGCAGTGATTATCGATAAAGAAATCTACGATGACTTTGTAAAAGAGTTCAAGTCTTACCATGTTTACTTTGTTAATAAGAAAGAAAAAGCCCTTCTTGAAGAATTCTGCTTTGGTGCAAAAGCTAACAGCAAAAACTGTGGCGAAGCAAAATTGAATGCAGATATCGTCGGAAAACCAGCAGCATGGATTGCTGAGCAAGCAGGTTTTAAAGTGCCAGAAGGAACCAATATTCTTGCAGCAGAAGTTGCAGAAGTAGGACCAAATGAGCCATTGACACGTGAAAAATTATCACCAGTCATCGCTGTCTTGAAATCAGAATCTCGTGAAGATGGTATCGAAAAAGCGAGCCAAATGGTTGAATTCAACGGTCTTGGTCACTCAGCGGCAATCCATACAGAAGACGAAGACTTGGCAAAAGAATTCGGAACACGCGTGAAAGCAATCCGTGTTATTTGGAACTCTCCATCTACTTTCGGTGGTATCGGTGATGTTTACAATGCCTTCCTCCCATCATTGACACTCGGTTGTGGTTCTTATGGTCGTAACTCAATCAGTGATAACGTAAGTGCGTTGAACTTATTGAACATTAAGAAAGTGGGAAGACGGAGAAATAATATGCAATGGTTTAAAGTTCCATCAAAAATTTACTTTGAACGCGATTCAATCCAATACCTCCAAAAAATGGCAGGCGTTGAACGTGTCATGATTGTGGCAGATGAATTGATTGTCAAACTTGGCTTTGTGCAACGGGTTATCGAGCAATTGCAATTGCGTACTAATAAAGTAATGTACACTGTGTTCTCAGATATTGAACCAGATCCAGACATTACAACTGTTGAACGTGGTGCAGAAGCGATGAAATCATTCGCGCCAGATACAATCATTGCCATCGGTGGTGGTTCTGTAATGGACGCTGCGAAAATCATGTGGCTCTTCTATGAACAACCAGAAGTGGACTTCCGTGACTTGGTACAAAAATTCATGGATATCCGTAAACGTGCTTTCCGCTTCCCAGAATTGGGACAAAAAGCCAAATACGTCGGTATTCCAACAACCTCTGGTACAGGTTCAGAAGTAACACCATTTGCTGTTATCTCTGATAAGAAGAACAACCGCAAATACCCACTTGCTGACTACTCATTGACCCCAACTATTGCGATTGTAGACCCAGCTCTTGTCTTGACCGTTCCAGGCTTTGTAGCAGCAGATACTGGTATGGACGTCTTGACCCACGCGACTGAAGCCTATGTATCTCAAATGGCCAATGACTATACAGACGGTATTGCGCTTCAAGCGATTAAACTTGTCTTTGAAAACCTTGAAAATTCTGTTAAAAACGCAGACTTTGTTTCTCGTGAGAAAATGCATAACGCTTCTACAATGGCAGGTATGGCCTTTGCGAATGCCTTCCTAGGAATTTCTCACTCAATTGCCCACAAATTAGGTGGACGTTTCCACACAGTGCACGGTCGTACCAATGCCATCTTACTTCCATACGTTATCCGTTATAACGGTACACGTCCGGCTAAAGCAGCGACATGGCCTAAATACAACTATTACCGTGCAGATGAGCGCTACCAAGAAATTGCTCGCATGCTAGGCTTGCCAGCTTCAACTCCAGAAGAAGCTGTAGAATCATACGCAAAAGCCGTTTATGACCTCGGTGAACGCGTTGGAATCAAGATGAACTTGAAAGAGCAGGGCGTTGATGAAAAAGAATTGAAGAAATACTCACGCGAGTTGGCACTTCTTGCCTACGAGGACCAATGTACTCCTGCAAATCCACGCCTCCCAATGGTGGATCATATGCAAGAAATCATTGAAGATGCTTACTATGGCTACAAAGAACGCCCAGGTCGTATCAAATAATTGAAATTGTTCCCCAATAAAACTAAGGAAAGAAGCTGACTCGATCAGCTTCTTTCAGATTGAAGAAAAGTCCATTTTGGACAATTTTCTTCAATCTTTTTTTCTTTTATACTCAATTAAAATCAAAGCTAGCACTTTGGGATACTTTCTTAAAGAGTAGATCTTTATAAGGTACAATAGCTATTTTTGATTTTCATTGACTATTACTTGAGATAAAAAAACTCTTAATAATACCGCTACATTAGCATTGCTAAGAGTTTCGGTTATATGATAGTCAATCTCGAAAATAAAATTTTTTCTATTCCTAGTAGAGTTGCCTACGTTCCATAAGAAACTACTTTCAGAATAGATACTAATTTAGTGAAAAAATGTGTTTTTAAAAGCGTTTTCGAAATTACTTTCTTTTTACTTGATAAATATTGAAAATATTTAAAGAAATGGTATACTAAATGTAAAGGCTTACATAAAATGTAGAAAGGGATTAGATAGATGAGAGATCCCCTATTAATGGAAGAAATGCAGACCTACCGAGGTCGCGATGAGATGCCAGCAGATTTCGATGAGTTTTGGAATCAAGCTATCGCAGACTTGCCACTTCCTGTAGACTATCGCTTGGTTGAAAAAGACTTTGGTCTTCCGAGTGTGGATTGCTATGAAATCCAGTTTGACGCAACGAATGGTGGAAAAATCTATGCCCGTATGGTCTTACCAAAAGAGCTAGACAAGGTACCCGTGATTTTCCATTTCCATGGCTATATGGGACGTGGTTTTGATTGGCCAGATATGTTGGCCTATACGACAGCAGGATATGGTATGGTGTCTATGGATGTGCGTGGTCAATCTGGTTATTCGCTAGACGGCCCGAGAAATGCTAGAGGCAATACCGTAAAAGGTCAGATTATTCGTGGTGTCGTAGACGGACCAGAACATCTCTTTTACAAGGATGTCTATCTGGATATTTATAGTCTAGTGGAATTAGTTGCAGGTTTTGAGCGTGTGGATGAGACACGTCTCTCAAGCTACGGCGGCTCACAAGGTGGTGCTTTGGCACTTGTTGCAGCTGCTCTGAATCCACAGATTACCAATACAGTTGCGATTTATCCTTTCCTATGCGATTTCAGACGGGTTCTTGAGATTGGTAATACCAGCGAAGCTTACGATGAGCTTTTCCGTTACTTCAAGTTCCATGACCCATTCCATGAGACAGAAGAAGAGGTATTTGCGACCTTGGCTTATATTGATGTGAAAAATCTTGCCCACCGTATCAAGGGTTCGGTCAAGATGATTACAGGGCTTGATGACGATGTCTGCTACCCAATCACACAATTTGCTATGTACAACCGCTTGGAGTGTGAGAAAGAATATCACCTCATGCCAGAATACGCCCATGAAGGCATGTTTGTCTACGCCAATAACAAGGTATTCAACTGGCTATGTGGTACGAAGTTTGACAGTAAGTCACTATTTACGGAGTTTAAATAAACAGCGTCTTTTATCAAAAAAGAAAGCGCTTAAATAAAAAAGAAAAGGAGGAAGATAATGGCATTTGTATCAAAGGACGAACTAATAGCGCAGATTAAAGACGGTATTATCGTATCTTGTCAGGCTCTTCCGCATGAACCGCTCTATATAGAAGAAGGAGGGGTGATGCCCCTGCTTGCAAAAGCTGCAGAGGCAGGCGGAGCTGTTGGGATTCGTGCAAACAGTGTGCGCGATATTGAGCAAATTCAGCAGGTGACAGACTTGCCGATTATCGGGATTATCAAACGGGATTATCCACCGCAAGAGCCTTTTATTACAGCGACCATGAAAGAGGTCGATGAACTGGCAGCGCTTGGCATTGCAGTGATTGCTCTTGATTGTACCAAGCGTGAGCGCTATGACGGCTTAACGGTTGCAGAGTTTATTGCTCAGGTCAAGGCTAAGTATCCAGACCAGCTCTTAATGGCAGATATCAGTACCTACGAAGAAGGTCTAGCTGCTGTAGAAGCAGGCGTGGACTTTGTTGGTACAACCCTTTCAGGCTACACTTCCTACAGTCGCCAGGAGGATGGACCTGATTTGGAGTTGATTAAGAAATTGTGTGATGCAGGGGTTGATGTCATCGCAGAAGGCAAGATTTATTA is a genomic window containing:
- a CDS encoding GFA family protein; amino-acid sequence: MITGSCLCQQVTYEAKELISPIVFCHCSFCRKASATAFSVNSMVEVTSFQLLSGKESLVIYESSPGKKRYYCKNCHSQLYHIKDEIADKLTLKLGTLDSCDQDISQLEKKHIYDEQFFPWLVD
- a CDS encoding formate/nitrite transporter family protein, whose translation is MYTIDKSIKKKADLIESNYWAYALRSIFASVYLALGIAIALYTADKLEHVAAGLGKFSYGLMFGWGLLMILYMNAELGTSNMMYMTVAIYRKVIPTKTALKILATCIFFNFVGAIIICFLLAQTAPYSIGHVAMDSYLVQGTIAKLAKTPLTQFVEGIFANMVVNIAVFAFLKMKDDAGKAISVIFIIFIFAFLGFEHVIANFSTFSLAFFSTGGTVEGMNLLSVLSNFLFSGLGNYVGGGLVIGLLYSWLNKQSSVYVD
- a CDS encoding S41 family peptidase, yielding MKKTEIFDQVVEMMRADSATKKDITGADPEMYRQKISDDMSEEEFLYHMHCYLASFGILSHVSFFKKNRKALAVRLKRQGDMLYVVEAAPATNLQKGDKIIALDGCDIPTLYQEHRVYFTSPTEERQAQEWKYFVHKADSLTVIRANRKEEIRLQKVEQATEDRFEVKQLRSNLVYLKMENFWNEEKIGALYQEAAPLLEQATYLIIDVRVNHGGSDSLYFPLIKYALPEGTSLAEIDLSGSGMEVLYTERNVELRLALFQENLKDEHLSEESRQFLLEFIDELQTNRGKGYVVHKEDDSDREYFAGIVGTAKPEKIFVLSDVECGSSGDNFVQIMKELPKVTVLGRPTMGILDYSNCCFVDFDDYQFMFPTSRDLDLDLGKGMTDKGVEPDVFIPWTPEHLERDVDLEECLNLCVKQ
- a CDS encoding TIGR00730 family Rossman fold protein; the protein is MNITVYCGASLGENPSYQEGTIALGKWIAENGHTLVYGGGNTGLMGLIADTVLAHGGQVIGIIPEFLKDRELAHPHLSELRTVETMSERKLALIQEADAFIALPGGPGTLEEISEVISWARIGKNDKPCILFTITGYYQALEQFFDNMVSAGFLTPEDREKTLFSDDLEQIEHFIATYQPPAAREYRSKT
- a CDS encoding MazG nucleotide pyrophosphohydrolase domain-containing protein, which produces MDIRNYQDWVSRFYKERGWYAYNPFIRTNFLCEEVGELAQAIRKMEIGRDRPDEPISNQKENLLHIREELGDVLDNLFIIADIYQISLEDIMTSHKKKLEERFKGQ
- a CDS encoding endonuclease III domain-containing protein; this translates as MNKNEQVLWKIFDTLDNYFAPLGWYPGDSPIEKVIGMILVQNTSFTTVRSSIDNLKDCLSIEVMLHLPLEELQEKIKPSGFYVQKSLAIREILTLIDSYGGFEEIKNVHPASFRDRLVSIKGIGNETADVILLYLLQDKRFISDAYARRIMGRCLGMEFKHYNDMPQIREYYIKRLSIGQLQQFHAMIDELGGRICRKKPRCSLCPLKADCLFHNVGG
- a CDS encoding DNA-3-methyladenine glycosylase: MENQFEYLMAHDTIATAKALLGMELYLGDQFIGRIVETEAYVGTKDSASHSAGGRRTRKNESMYLEAGHWYVYQVHGHNMLNLVTKERDVPEAVLIRALEISGVEPSANGPGKLTRLANITKIFDGQSIDQSDLYLKAGATPVHIEQRARIGVTCTDKWREAPLCFYVRGNRHVSKVKKTGLLVDSDTWL
- a CDS encoding putative holin-like toxin → MLTAFEVVQTILGFGSFTIALIGLCYKIFKNDVKK
- the rpmG gene encoding 50S ribosomal protein L33, with the protein product MRVNITLEHKESGERLYLTSKNKRNTPDRLQLKKYSPKLRKHVIFTEVK
- the rpmF gene encoding 50S ribosomal protein L32, which gives rise to MAVPARRTSKAKKNKRRTHYKLTAPSVKFDETTGDYSRSHRVSLKGYYKGRKIAKAAAAE
- a CDS encoding GNAT family N-acetyltransferase, with the translated sequence MDTYYLSKPTEKDLPFIETFKQEFTEQHQHLNGGSRLEEMPDLATWLIHIKQQEKQPKPNRAPSTTLIFKRENEDKIIGIVNIRHHIEQDFLMNIAGHIGYSIVPSEQGKGLAKVQLAQALDFCRNLGLSEVLVTCATWNIASRKTILAQPHCRYEDQRLSPDGDTMEPLLDSIVT